A window of the Henckelia pumila isolate YLH828 chromosome 3, ASM3356847v2, whole genome shotgun sequence genome harbors these coding sequences:
- the LOC140890459 gene encoding peroxisomal membrane protein 11D-like isoform X1: MSSLDVTRAELALAVLYLNKAETRDKICRSIQYGSRFLANGEPGTTQNVEKSVSLAQKVLRFFKVRYLKGMVNLCGSEGQVFTRTKNVLIGRISVFCWLGSSSTLVEWLQLACFNWHPRKSPLASQVLSDSVKDHSK; the protein is encoded by the exons ATGAGTTCATTGGATGTCACCAGAGCAGAACTTGCTCTTGCTGTTTTGTATCTAAACAAAGCTGAAACCAGGGATAAGATATGCAGGTCAATACAGTATGGTTCGAGATTCTTGGCTAATGGGGAGCCGGGAACAACACAAAATGTTGAGAAATCAGTCAGCTTGGCTCAAAAAGTTTTACGTTTTTTCAAG GTCAGGTATTTAAAAGGTATGGTTAATTTGTGTGGCTCGGAAGGTCAGGTATTTACAAG AACAAAGAACGTACTGATAGGAAGGATCTCTGTTTTTTGTTGGTTGGGTTCTTCTAGCACTTTGGTTGAG TGGTTGCAGTTGGCTTGCTTCAACTGGCACCCAAGAAAGTCACCCCTCGCGTCTCAGGTGCTGTCGGATTC AGTAAAAGATCACAGTAAGTAA
- the LOC140890459 gene encoding peroxisomal membrane protein 11D-like isoform X2: MSSLDVTRAELALAVLYLNKAETRDKICRSIQYGSRFLANGEPGTTQNVEKSVSLAQKVLRFFKVRYLKGMVNLCGSEGQVFTRTKNVLIGRISVFCWLGSSSTLVEWLQLACFNWHPRKSPLASQSKRSQ; this comes from the exons ATGAGTTCATTGGATGTCACCAGAGCAGAACTTGCTCTTGCTGTTTTGTATCTAAACAAAGCTGAAACCAGGGATAAGATATGCAGGTCAATACAGTATGGTTCGAGATTCTTGGCTAATGGGGAGCCGGGAACAACACAAAATGTTGAGAAATCAGTCAGCTTGGCTCAAAAAGTTTTACGTTTTTTCAAG GTCAGGTATTTAAAAGGTATGGTTAATTTGTGTGGCTCGGAAGGTCAGGTATTTACAAG AACAAAGAACGTACTGATAGGAAGGATCTCTGTTTTTTGTTGGTTGGGTTCTTCTAGCACTTTGGTTGAG TGGTTGCAGTTGGCTTGCTTCAACTGGCACCCAAGAAAGTCACCCCTCGCGTCTCAG AGTAAAAGATCACAGTAA
- the LOC140890459 gene encoding peroxisomal membrane protein 11E-like isoform X3, with protein MSSLDVTRAELALAVLYLNKAETRDKICRSIQYGSRFLANGEPGTTQNVEKSVSLAQKVLRFFKVRYLKGMVNLCGSEGQVFTRTKNVLIGRISVFCWLGSSSTLPWI; from the exons ATGAGTTCATTGGATGTCACCAGAGCAGAACTTGCTCTTGCTGTTTTGTATCTAAACAAAGCTGAAACCAGGGATAAGATATGCAGGTCAATACAGTATGGTTCGAGATTCTTGGCTAATGGGGAGCCGGGAACAACACAAAATGTTGAGAAATCAGTCAGCTTGGCTCAAAAAGTTTTACGTTTTTTCAAG GTCAGGTATTTAAAAGGTATGGTTAATTTGTGTGGCTCGGAAGGTCAGGTATTTACAAG AACAAAGAACGTACTGATAGGAAGGATCTCTGTTTTTTGTTGGTTGGGTTCTTCTAGCACTTTG CCTTGGATATAG